The Pungitius pungitius chromosome 10, fPunPun2.1, whole genome shotgun sequence genome has a window encoding:
- the cdca7a gene encoding cell division cycle-associated protein 7a → MPATRSQKLAAQPPSTRMSLRSFRSIPLVPMETSSSSSSSSDDSCDSFGSDGGFANTRIILKPTRRTTEKPKVFKASSEEEDTCSGFEESGINSQMEAMKVDSEPPRRGRRPNVLKVAMTFPTKKTCKRPPQLPQTKAQGSDSEEEENFIHKRALNIKENKAMLAKLMAELNKVPGLFPGRRSTPASTTPRRSTGGRWKNAERRSRPHTRSRTQVDGPPSPTPEEDPEDVFSLVRRSRYFEEADEPPRRRCYSGVKAIAHVVRPVDDITEAELQSICNNVRDKVYNRSTGSTCHQCRQKTTDTKTSCRNPECVGVRGQFCGPCLRNRYGEEVRDALLDPDWLCPPCRGICNCSFCRARDGRCATGVLVYLAKYHGFDNVHAYLKSLKKELEERGE, encoded by the exons ATGCCAGCCACCCGCTCCCAG AAACTGGCGGCCCAGCCTCCATCCACCAGGATGAGCTTGAGGAGCTTCCGCAGCATCCCTCTGGTTCCCATGGAGACGTCCTCttcgtcctcttcttcctctgacgACAGTTGTGATAGCTTTGGCTCCGACGGAGGCTTTGCAAACACG AGGATCATTTTGAAaccgacgaggaggacgacagaGAAACCGAAGGTGTTCAAGGCTtcgtcggaggaggaggacacgtgCAGCGGGTTTGAGGAGAGTGGGATTAACAGCCAGATGGAAGCCATG AAAGTAGACTCTGAACCTCCGAGACGCGGCCGCAGACCCAACGTCCTGAAGGTCGCCATGACTTTCCCCACCAAGAAAACCTGCAAGAGGCCACCCCAACTCCCCCAAACTAAAGCTCAGGGCTCCGActctgaggaagaagagaacTTCATCCACAAGAGAGCCCTGAATATTAAGGAGAACAAAGCAATG CTGGCGAAGCTCATGGCCGAGCTGAACAAAGTGCCCGGACTTTTCCCTGGACGGAGGTCAACGCCTGCGTCCACCACG CCTCGGCGGTCCACGGGAGGCCGTTGGAAAAACGCAGAGCGCCGGTCCCGCCCCCACACGCGGTCCCGCACGCAGGTGGACGGCCCCCCCAGCCCGACGCCAGAAGAGGACCCCGAGGACGTCTTCAGTCTGGTTCGCCGAAGTCGCTACTTCGAGGAGGCTGACGAGCCG cccCGCCGCCGTTGCTACAGCGGCGTGAAGGCCATCGCTCACGTGGTGCGGCCCGTGGACGACATCACGGAGGCGGAGCTGCAGAGCATCTGCAACAACGTGCGGGACAAGGTCTACAACAGATCCACC GGCTCCACTTGCCACCAGTGCCGCCAGAAAACGACCGACACCAAAACCAGCTGCCGTAACCCCGAGTGCGTGGGGGTGAGGGGTCAGTTCTGCGGCCCCTGTCTTCGCAACCGCTACGGCGAGGAGGTCCGCGACGCTCTGCTGGATCCG GACTGGCTGTGTCCGCCGTgcagaggcatctgcaactgcaGCTTCTGTCGGGCCCGAGACGGCCGCTGCGCCACAGGGGTGCTGGTGTACCTGGCCAAGTACCATGGATTTGACAATGTGCACGCCTACCTGAAAAG CTTGAAAAAGGAGCTGGAAGAGAGAGGCGAGTGA